A single genomic interval of Peribacillus sp. FSL H8-0477 harbors:
- the lon gene encoding endopeptidase La: MADKEIIVPLLPLRGLLVYPTMVLHLDVGRDKSVQALEKAMLDDHLIFLTTQKDESLNEPGEEDLYNMGTLTKVKQMLKLPNGTIRVLVEGLNRAEVTTFYDNETYFSVKLDVFEDNPDKEIEHQALMRTLLEYFGQYIKLSKKITAETFSSTSDIEEPGRLADIIASHLPLKQKEKQEILEIIDVRERLNKVIEIINNEKEVLQLEKKIGQRVKRSMERTQKEYYLREQMKAIQKELGDKEGKTGEIAVLTEKIEAAGMPEHIKETALKELDRYEKVPSSSAESSVIRNYIEWLITIPWSKATKDDLNIHKAEKILHRDHHGLEKVKERVLEYLAVQQLTQSLKGPILCLVGPPGVGKTSLAKSIASSMNRQFVRVSLGGVRDESEIRGHRRTYVGAMPGRIIQGMKKAGTVNPVFLLDEIDKMSNDFRGDPSAAMLEVLDPEQNHNFSDHYIEESYDLSKVMFIATANNLSTIPGPLRDRMEIISIAGYTEIEKLHIAKDHLLIRQLQNHGLQKSQLQVREDGLMQIIRYYTREAGVRSLERQLAAICRKTAKIIVSGEKKRVVVSDKNIADFLGKPIFHYGMAEAEDQIGVATGLAYTTVGGDTLQIEVSLSPGKGKLVLTGKLGDVMKESAQTAFSVVRSKTEQLHIDKDFHEKQDVHIHVPEGAVPKDGPSAGITIATALISALTGRPIRKEVGMTGEITLRGRVLPIGGLKEKSLAAHRAGLTKLIIPKDNEKDIDDIPESVRNDLEFVLVSELDEVLEHALAGENK, translated from the coding sequence ATGGCTGACAAAGAAATCATCGTTCCCCTCCTACCGCTTAGAGGATTACTCGTCTATCCAACGATGGTGTTGCATTTAGACGTTGGACGCGATAAATCAGTTCAAGCGCTTGAAAAAGCTATGTTAGATGATCATTTAATCTTCTTGACCACTCAAAAGGACGAGTCCTTAAATGAGCCGGGAGAAGAAGACTTATATAATATGGGAACGTTAACAAAGGTTAAACAAATGCTTAAGCTTCCAAATGGGACAATTCGTGTGTTAGTAGAAGGACTTAATCGTGCGGAAGTGACAACGTTCTATGATAATGAAACGTATTTTTCCGTTAAGCTGGACGTATTTGAAGATAACCCAGATAAAGAAATAGAGCATCAGGCACTAATGCGTACGCTCCTTGAATACTTTGGACAATACATTAAACTGTCCAAAAAAATCACAGCTGAAACGTTTTCGTCGACTTCGGATATTGAGGAGCCTGGCCGTCTTGCGGATATCATTGCTTCTCACCTTCCGTTAAAGCAAAAGGAAAAGCAAGAAATTCTCGAGATTATTGATGTGCGGGAACGTTTAAACAAGGTTATTGAAATCATTAATAATGAAAAAGAAGTTCTGCAGCTTGAGAAAAAAATTGGTCAGCGAGTCAAACGTTCTATGGAACGTACTCAAAAAGAATATTACTTACGCGAACAAATGAAGGCCATTCAGAAAGAGCTTGGAGATAAAGAAGGGAAGACCGGTGAAATTGCGGTCCTTACTGAGAAAATCGAAGCTGCTGGTATGCCGGAACACATCAAGGAAACCGCTTTAAAGGAATTAGACCGTTACGAAAAGGTTCCCTCCTCATCTGCTGAGAGTTCCGTGATTCGCAATTACATTGAATGGCTGATTACGATTCCTTGGTCGAAAGCGACAAAGGATGACTTAAACATTCATAAGGCTGAGAAAATCCTTCACCGAGATCATCATGGTCTAGAAAAGGTAAAAGAACGGGTCTTGGAATACTTAGCAGTTCAACAGTTAACTCAATCATTAAAAGGACCAATCCTTTGTTTAGTTGGGCCGCCAGGTGTAGGGAAAACGAGTCTTGCTAAATCGATTGCTTCTTCAATGAATCGTCAATTCGTGCGTGTATCATTAGGCGGCGTTCGTGATGAATCTGAGATTCGGGGCCATCGCAGGACATATGTCGGGGCGATGCCTGGACGAATTATTCAAGGAATGAAAAAAGCAGGTACGGTTAACCCTGTTTTCTTACTAGATGAAATTGATAAAATGTCAAATGATTTCCGTGGTGATCCTTCTGCTGCTATGCTAGAGGTGCTGGACCCTGAACAAAACCATAATTTCAGCGATCATTATATTGAAGAGTCGTATGATTTATCCAAGGTAATGTTTATAGCAACCGCGAATAATCTTTCGACAATTCCTGGTCCATTACGTGATCGGATGGAGATTATTTCAATTGCAGGTTATACTGAGATAGAAAAACTTCATATTGCTAAGGATCACTTACTGATTCGACAGCTGCAAAATCATGGTCTGCAAAAATCACAGCTTCAAGTTCGTGAAGATGGGTTGATGCAAATTATTCGTTATTATACACGAGAAGCAGGTGTCAGAAGTCTTGAGCGTCAGCTGGCAGCTATTTGCCGAAAAACGGCGAAAATTATTGTTTCAGGTGAGAAAAAGCGTGTAGTTGTCAGTGATAAAAACATAGCTGATTTCTTAGGAAAACCGATTTTCCATTATGGAATGGCTGAAGCAGAGGATCAGATTGGTGTTGCAACAGGCCTCGCTTATACGACGGTTGGCGGAGATACACTTCAAATAGAAGTCTCTCTATCTCCAGGTAAAGGCAAGCTTGTGTTAACGGGTAAGCTTGGCGATGTAATGAAGGAATCTGCTCAAACTGCCTTTAGTGTGGTTCGTTCGAAAACGGAGCAGCTGCATATTGATAAGGATTTCCATGAAAAACAAGATGTTCATATTCATGTTCCTGAGGGAGCAGTTCCAAAGGACGGACCTTCAGCTGGAATTACCATTGCTACAGCATTGATTTCTGCACTAACCGGTCGTCCTATTAGAAAAGAGGTAGGCATGACAGGCGAGATTACATTACGAGGCCGTGTACTTCCAATCGGCGGCTTGAAAGAAAAATCCCTTGCAGCTCATCGAGCAGGGTTGACGAAGCTAATTATTCCAAAGGATAATGAAAAGGATATTGATGATATACCTGAAAGTGTCCGCAACGACTTAGAATTTGTTCTTGTTTCAGAATTAGACGAAGTTCTTGAACATGCATTGGCAGGTGAAAATAAATGA